Proteins encoded within one genomic window of Flavobacterium sp. NG2:
- a CDS encoding acyl transferase, with the protein MITTTDIFTISSQKQFEKIALKTFRYQYENNQVYQEFCKHLKTDVQKVKSLQQIPFLPIQFFKSHEVVSNTNPIETTFTSSGTTGMITSKHLVTDVSIYEESYQKAFSEFYGNIEDYVILALLPSYLEREGSSLIHMVDDLIQRSNRPESGFYLHNHDELIKNLITLDESGQNVILIGVTYALLDLIEKHQFKLQNTIIMETGGMKGKRKEMIREELHQQLCEGFGVNAIHSEYGMTELLSQAYSLGNGIFECPAWMQILVRDTEDALSYIKTGKTGGINVIDLANINSCAFIATQDLGKKYPNNSFEVLGRFDNSDIRGCNLMVI; encoded by the coding sequence TTGATTACAACTACTGATATATTTACGATTTCTTCTCAAAAGCAATTTGAAAAAATCGCTTTAAAAACCTTTCGTTATCAATACGAAAACAATCAAGTATATCAAGAATTTTGTAAACATTTAAAAACCGATGTTCAAAAAGTAAAATCACTACAACAAATTCCGTTTTTACCTATTCAGTTTTTCAAAAGTCACGAAGTTGTAAGTAATACTAATCCTATTGAAACTACTTTCACTAGTAGCGGAACTACTGGAATGATTACCAGTAAGCATCTTGTTACCGATGTATCCATTTACGAAGAGAGTTACCAAAAAGCATTTTCTGAATTTTATGGCAATATCGAAGACTATGTCATACTAGCATTACTTCCTTCTTACTTAGAACGCGAAGGCTCGTCATTAATACACATGGTTGATGATTTGATTCAGCGCAGCAATCGTCCTGAAAGTGGGTTTTACCTACACAATCATGACGAATTGATCAAAAACCTAATTACACTTGACGAATCGGGACAAAATGTAATTCTGATTGGAGTAACGTACGCCCTACTCGATTTAATTGAGAAACACCAATTCAAACTTCAAAACACCATCATCATGGAAACTGGAGGTATGAAAGGCAAACGCAAAGAAATGATTCGAGAAGAATTACACCAACAACTTTGCGAAGGTTTTGGAGTAAATGCCATCCATTCTGAGTACGGTATGACAGAACTACTTTCACAAGCTTATTCTCTTGGAAACGGCATATTTGAATGTCCCGCTTGGATGCAAATCCTTGTTCGCGATACTGAGGATGCCCTTTCCTATATTAAAACTGGCAAAACTGGCGGAATCAATGTTATTGACTTAGCCAACATCAATTCCTGCGCCTTTATCGCCACCCAAGATTTAGGCAAAAAATACCCTAATAACTCGTTCGAGGTATTGGGCCGTTTTGACAATAGCGATATAAGAGGTTGTAATTTGATGGTGATTTAA
- a CDS encoding porin translates to MKKNIFIVIALLVLVTITNAQTTTEVKKEVTPATKKWFETISLRGYMQVRYNKLLETNSDLGCEQCDKSWGGNNSFFIRRGRLVFSGNVHDRVYIYIQPDFASSASTTSNNFLQIRDAYADISLDSKKEFRFRVGQSKVPYGFENMQSSQNRLALDRNDALNSAVANERDLGVMFYWAPKGKRELFSKLVSDGLKGSGDYGVVGLGVYNGQTANRAEANNNQHIVGRVSYPFEFKNGQVFEAGIQGYTGKYVVQSISTSKNVITKPNGEYLDQRAAASIVLYPKPFGLQAEYNIGTGPEYNKTNNTIEQKKLHGGYVQAFYNLKAEQQVILPFVKYQMYRGGKKQELDARSYSVNDLEIGVEWQPYKNVELVADYTISNRRYEDAIKPINDQTGNLLRLQLQINF, encoded by the coding sequence ATGAAAAAAAATATTTTTATAGTAATCGCTCTCTTGGTGTTAGTGACTATTACTAATGCACAAACAACCACTGAAGTTAAAAAAGAGGTAACTCCAGCGACTAAAAAATGGTTTGAAACTATTAGTTTACGTGGGTATATGCAAGTGAGATATAATAAACTATTAGAAACTAATTCTGATTTAGGTTGTGAGCAATGTGATAAATCTTGGGGAGGAAACAATAGTTTTTTTATTCGAAGAGGACGTTTAGTATTTTCGGGTAATGTACATGATCGTGTGTACATATACATACAACCTGATTTTGCTTCTTCAGCTTCAACGACAAGTAATAACTTTTTGCAAATTAGAGATGCTTATGCTGATATATCTTTAGATAGTAAAAAAGAATTTAGATTTAGAGTAGGGCAAAGTAAAGTGCCTTACGGATTTGAAAATATGCAGTCAAGTCAAAATCGTTTGGCCTTAGATCGTAATGATGCATTGAATAGTGCTGTTGCAAACGAGCGTGATTTAGGGGTGATGTTTTATTGGGCGCCTAAAGGGAAAAGAGAATTATTCTCTAAATTAGTTAGCGACGGACTTAAAGGTTCAGGGGATTATGGTGTGGTAGGTCTTGGTGTTTACAATGGTCAAACGGCAAATAGAGCCGAAGCTAATAATAACCAACACATTGTAGGTCGTGTTTCTTATCCTTTTGAATTTAAAAACGGACAGGTATTTGAGGCGGGAATTCAAGGGTATACTGGTAAATATGTTGTGCAGTCTATCAGTACTAGTAAAAATGTAATTACCAAACCTAATGGTGAATATTTAGACCAACGTGCTGCGGCAAGTATAGTATTGTACCCAAAACCTTTTGGATTGCAAGCTGAGTATAATATTGGAACAGGTCCTGAGTATAACAAAACTAATAATACAATTGAGCAAAAAAAATTACATGGTGGATATGTACAGGCTTTCTATAATTTGAAAGCAGAGCAACAAGTGATTCTTCCTTTTGTTAAGTATCAAATGTATAGAGGTGGAAAAAAACAAGAATTGGATGCTAGAAGTTATTCAGTAAATGATTTAGAAATTGGTGTAGAATGGCAGCCGTATAAAAATGTTGAATTAGTAGCTGACTATACTATTTCTAATAGAAGATATGAAGATGCAATTAAACCTATTAATGATCAAACTGGAAACTTATTAAGGTTACAACTTCAAATTAATTTCTAG
- a CDS encoding sensor histidine kinase: MKISFKKTYKFAVKSSFYISMFSTGFVILLVAIMYQPAVSKLVTLGVIFSFILFIFSFLVLQYRVERFIYRRVKKIYDDVSLLEASTLINQPITTDMETLSREIKKFATDKKLEIELLQVREEYRREFLGNVSHELKTPLFTVQGYISTLLDGAMEDKLIRKKYLKRAEKGVERLIYIVEDLDMITKLEAGDLNLEYSEFDIYELIQNVFDLLEIKADKKNISLSFESRPSLPNYVVGDKDRIQQVIENLIVNSIKYGKENGSTEVSVVNLTKKKVLVRISDDGGGIAKHHLPRLFERFYRVNKSGSREEGGSGLGLAIVKHIVEAHKEKIYVESEVGVGSEFSFTLEKMYKKKENKVRV, encoded by the coding sequence ATGAAAATTAGTTTTAAAAAAACATATAAGTTTGCTGTAAAGTCGTCTTTTTACATCAGCATGTTTTCTACAGGCTTTGTTATTCTGTTAGTGGCAATCATGTATCAACCAGCAGTGTCAAAGTTGGTTACTTTGGGGGTGATATTTAGTTTTATTCTATTTATATTTTCATTTTTAGTTTTGCAGTATCGTGTAGAGCGATTTATATATCGACGTGTCAAAAAAATCTACGATGATGTATCTTTATTAGAAGCAAGTACTTTGATCAATCAGCCTATAACTACTGATATGGAAACTTTATCTAGAGAGATCAAAAAGTTTGCTACAGATAAAAAACTTGAAATCGAATTGCTTCAGGTTCGTGAGGAATATCGCAGAGAGTTTTTAGGGAATGTTTCTCATGAATTAAAGACTCCTTTATTTACTGTTCAAGGTTATATTTCTACACTTTTAGATGGTGCAATGGAGGATAAATTGATTCGAAAAAAGTATTTAAAACGTGCCGAAAAAGGGGTTGAGCGATTAATTTATATCGTGGAAGATTTAGATATGATTACTAAATTAGAAGCTGGAGATTTGAATCTGGAATATTCAGAATTTGATATTTATGAGTTAATTCAAAACGTTTTTGACCTACTGGAGATTAAAGCCGATAAGAAGAATATTTCTTTAAGTTTTGAAAGTAGACCAAGTTTGCCAAACTATGTTGTGGGAGATAAAGACAGAATACAACAAGTTATTGAGAATCTAATTGTCAATTCTATTAAGTATGGAAAAGAGAATGGTTCTACTGAGGTTTCGGTTGTGAATTTAACTAAGAAAAAAGTTTTGGTTCGAATAAGTGATGATGGTGGTGGAATTGCAAAGCATCATTTGCCTCGACTTTTTGAGCGTTTTTATAGAGTAAATAAAAGTGGTTCTAGAGAAGAAGGTGGTTCGGGATTAGGATTGGCAATAGTAAAACACATTGTTGAAGCGCATAAAGAGAAAATATATGTTGAAAGTGAAGTAGGGGTTGGCTCTGAATTTTCGTTCACACTTGAAAAGATGTATAAAAAGAAAGAGAATAAAGTAAGGGTGTAA
- a CDS encoding response regulator transcription factor, which produces MKKKNTKILLVDDEPDILEIVGYNLSQEGYQIVTASNGKEAIAKAKKELPDLIIMDVMMPEMDGMEACENIRKIPELSNVIITFLTARSEDYSQVAGFDVGADDYITKPIKPKLLVSKVKALLRRLVEAEQDSETLNVGGIEINREEYKIVMDGLEIALPRKEFELFYLLASKPGKVFKRDEILDKVWGNEVVVGGRTIDVHIRKLREKIGEELFKTIKGVGYKFEV; this is translated from the coding sequence ATGAAAAAGAAAAACACAAAGATTTTATTGGTTGATGATGAACCAGATATTTTAGAGATTGTAGGCTATAATCTTTCTCAAGAAGGGTACCAAATTGTTACTGCCAGTAACGGGAAAGAAGCCATTGCAAAAGCTAAGAAAGAACTGCCAGATTTAATTATTATGGACGTCATGATGCCTGAAATGGATGGCATGGAGGCTTGCGAGAATATTCGAAAAATTCCCGAACTAAGTAATGTGATTATTACTTTTTTAACGGCTAGAAGTGAAGATTATTCACAGGTTGCTGGTTTTGATGTTGGTGCTGATGATTATATAACGAAACCTATCAAGCCAAAATTATTAGTTAGTAAAGTAAAAGCTTTGTTGCGAAGACTTGTAGAGGCTGAACAGGATAGCGAAACACTTAATGTAGGAGGTATCGAAATTAACCGTGAAGAATATAAAATTGTAATGGACGGTCTTGAGATTGCTTTGCCAAGAAAAGAATTTGAGTTATTCTATCTGTTAGCTTCTAAGCCTGGTAAGGTTTTTAAAAGAGATGAGATACTCGATAAGGTTTGGGGTAATGAAGTCGTTGTAGGTGGACGAACTATTGATGTGCATATTCGTAAGCTTAGAGAGAAAATAGGTGAAGAATTATTCAAAACAATAAAAGGAGTAGGTTATAAATTTGAAGTTTAG
- a CDS encoding T9SS type A sorting domain-containing protein, with translation MAKNYFYIILLMAFLGSFSVKAQDSKQLPKTQESSTIEGLNLYPNPVNSGKVSISTKNDSNKEIIIFDLLGKKILQTQLSGRELNVSSLSPGVYIIKIIEDSASATRKLIVR, from the coding sequence ATGGCAAAAAACTACTTTTATATTATTCTCTTAATGGCGTTTCTTGGTTCCTTTAGCGTAAAAGCTCAGGATTCAAAACAATTGCCAAAAACTCAAGAAAGCTCCACTATTGAGGGCTTAAACTTGTACCCAAACCCTGTGAATAGTGGCAAAGTATCTATTTCAACTAAAAATGACTCTAATAAAGAAATCATCATTTTTGATTTACTTGGAAAAAAAATACTACAAACTCAACTTAGCGGAAGAGAGCTAAATGTTTCAAGTTTATCACCTGGAGTTTATATTATCAAAATAATTGAAGATAGTGCTTCAGCCACAAGAAAATTAATAGTACGATAA
- a CDS encoding TonB-dependent receptor, with the protein MKLKLFILTFFICTLSFAQSKGTITGVLTDKESNNETLPFANVVLKGTKANTTTDIDGKYTLSVLPGNYIIQFSFVGYEPLEVPVTVVADKTIIINKALSAGGYKLEDVIITTKVNREKETALLLNQKNAVEIKQSIGAQELSRKGVSDVASAVTKVSGVTKQEGSGSVFVRGLGDRYNVTTLNGLPLPSNNPKNKNILLDIFSTDIVESVGISKTFESQNYADFGGANVDIISKKMNGASFIQVGVGVGSNTNVAKLDNFYLQDGPSYLGFNKISAPNNPLLPYNFSTSWDRKERKNTLNNSLSLSAGKKFNVGENGSIGTFITAGFDADNKYNEGIYRTTITAQGAANTDYFRKTFEYNTNSTVMGTADYKINNNNSILYTSLFLNSTSQDYSEYEGFNIEFPGLDQIGFIKRGTFNKTQLIVNQLLGKHKYNEKFNTNWALGYTILDNTIPDRMQNTFVPSSDGSTDYTFFKNSSINNHRYFQSLKEKEWSANVSGTYNFSKTTDDSFKGKATLGYSGKLKDVNFNSQQYSFFPVTNKTLFTKEGFNNTDLYLNASNFDFTSGDSSSKLTQFYNGHLNIHALYGNVQYDFTEKLSIILGGRFEQIEQYVYYVSLDAPDGTGSTYSPVKFLPSIIAKYKLNDKQNLKFAASNTYTLPQFKEKVKILFQEVGQSYEGNDKLYASTNYNADLSWELYPSNDEILSVTAFGKLIQNPINEMFTNSSSGNITWANTGEKAVVAGIELEFRKNIFENIDANNLKQKLAFGFNGSYMYQNMDLSNDKVLKENGFGANFTYKNSNLSGAADFLVNTDISYTKEFKNDKDLTATLTYAYVSDKLAVIGTSERGNLIDKSIGRLDFIIKSNLTKKLNLGLSYKNILNPVYKRFTDQSQAPVIKTADVLASSYKIGSNLSLSLKYKF; encoded by the coding sequence ATGAAACTTAAATTATTCATTTTAACATTTTTCATCTGTACACTTTCATTCGCACAAAGCAAAGGCACCATTACTGGAGTACTTACTGATAAAGAGTCAAACAATGAAACTTTACCTTTTGCAAACGTAGTTCTAAAAGGAACAAAAGCAAATACAACTACAGATATAGACGGTAAATACACTTTATCTGTTTTACCTGGAAACTATATTATTCAATTTAGCTTTGTAGGGTACGAACCTTTAGAGGTCCCTGTAACAGTAGTTGCAGATAAAACAATAATTATCAATAAAGCACTTTCAGCTGGCGGATATAAACTAGAAGATGTTATTATTACCACTAAAGTAAATAGAGAAAAAGAAACAGCTCTACTATTAAATCAAAAAAATGCCGTTGAAATCAAACAATCTATTGGAGCACAGGAATTATCTCGAAAAGGGGTTAGTGACGTCGCATCAGCAGTAACTAAAGTAAGTGGAGTAACAAAACAAGAAGGCTCAGGAAGTGTTTTTGTTAGAGGACTAGGAGATCGCTATAATGTAACAACCTTAAATGGATTGCCATTACCATCTAACAACCCAAAAAATAAAAACATCCTTTTAGATATATTCTCAACAGATATTGTTGAATCCGTAGGAATTAGTAAAACATTTGAATCTCAAAATTATGCTGACTTTGGAGGAGCTAATGTTGATATTATATCTAAAAAAATGAATGGAGCTTCATTTATACAAGTTGGTGTAGGAGTTGGATCAAATACTAATGTAGCAAAACTAGACAACTTCTACTTACAAGATGGACCTTCCTACCTTGGTTTCAACAAAATATCTGCTCCAAACAATCCTTTGTTACCATATAATTTTAGTACTAGCTGGGATAGAAAAGAACGAAAAAACACTTTAAACAATAGCCTTTCTTTATCAGCAGGAAAAAAATTTAACGTAGGTGAAAATGGTAGTATTGGTACTTTCATAACTGCCGGATTTGATGCTGATAACAAATATAACGAAGGTATTTACAGAACAACAATCACGGCTCAAGGTGCTGCCAATACTGATTACTTTAGAAAAACATTTGAATACAACACCAACTCAACTGTGATGGGAACCGCTGATTATAAAATCAACAATAACAACTCAATCCTTTACACTTCTTTATTTTTAAACTCAACTTCACAAGATTACAGTGAATACGAAGGATTCAACATTGAATTCCCAGGATTAGACCAAATTGGTTTTATTAAACGTGGTACTTTTAACAAAACACAGTTAATTGTAAATCAATTATTAGGAAAACACAAATACAACGAAAAATTCAATACAAACTGGGCGTTAGGCTATACAATCCTTGACAACACTATTCCTGACCGTATGCAAAACACTTTTGTTCCCTCAAGTGACGGATCTACGGATTATACTTTCTTCAAAAACTCAAGTATAAACAACCACCGTTATTTTCAAAGCTTGAAAGAAAAAGAATGGTCAGCAAACGTTTCAGGAACGTACAACTTCTCTAAAACAACTGATGATTCATTTAAAGGAAAAGCCACATTAGGTTATTCAGGCAAATTGAAAGATGTTAATTTTAATTCTCAACAATACTCCTTTTTTCCAGTGACAAATAAAACTCTTTTCACAAAAGAGGGATTCAATAATACTGATTTATACTTGAATGCGAGTAATTTTGACTTTACAAGCGGAGATAGTTCAAGTAAATTAACTCAATTTTACAATGGACACTTGAATATTCATGCTCTTTACGGAAATGTACAATATGATTTCACCGAAAAACTTTCTATCATCTTAGGAGGTCGATTTGAACAAATTGAACAATATGTATACTACGTAAGTCTAGATGCACCTGACGGAACAGGAAGCACTTATTCACCAGTAAAGTTTCTACCAAGTATCATTGCTAAGTATAAGTTAAATGACAAACAAAATTTAAAATTTGCAGCAAGTAATACCTATACTTTACCTCAATTTAAAGAAAAAGTAAAAATCCTGTTTCAAGAAGTAGGACAAAGTTATGAAGGTAACGATAAGCTGTATGCCTCTACTAATTACAATGCCGATTTAAGCTGGGAATTATACCCTAGTAATGACGAAATTCTTTCGGTAACAGCTTTTGGAAAATTAATACAAAATCCAATTAACGAAATGTTCACTAACTCTTCTTCAGGTAACATTACTTGGGCAAATACAGGAGAGAAAGCCGTAGTAGCTGGAATTGAATTAGAATTTAGAAAGAATATTTTTGAAAACATTGATGCTAATAATTTAAAACAAAAATTAGCTTTTGGCTTTAACGGTTCTTACATGTACCAAAATATGGATCTAAGCAATGACAAAGTATTAAAAGAAAATGGTTTTGGTGCTAACTTCACTTATAAAAACTCAAATCTTTCAGGTGCAGCTGATTTCTTAGTGAATACCGACATATCGTACACTAAAGAATTTAAAAACGACAAAGATCTTACTGCAACTTTAACCTATGCATATGTTTCAGACAAACTAGCCGTAATAGGTACATCCGAAAGAGGAAACCTGATCGATAAATCAATTGGAAGATTAGACTTTATTATAAAATCTAATCTGACTAAAAAACTAAATCTAGGTTTGTCATATAAAAACATATTAAATCCAGTTTACAAAAGATTTACAGACCAAAGCCAAGCTCCAGTAATAAAAACAGCTGATGTACTAGCTAGCTCTTACAAAATAGGTTCAAACTTAAGTTTATCTTTAAAATACAAATTCTAA